Below is a genomic region from Treponema sp. OMZ 798.
CTTACAAGTCTTTCTATAGGAATAATTATTTTAACTCTTTTTTCCTCAGGGCTTTCTGCGGTACGCTCTCATATTATTTTGTTTTTTTCGTTAAAGATGGATTACCATCTTATCTTTTCATATTTTAAGCATGTGTTTTCTCTACCTATAAAATTTTTCGATACAAGAAAAACGGGCGAAATTCTTTCCCGCATAAATGATGCTCAAAAGGTCCGTTCTGCCCTTTCCGGAACGGCGGTTTCGGTTGTCATTGATTCTTGTATGGTAATTATTGCAGGCGTGGTACTTTATTTTAAATCTCCCTTTCTTTTTTGGATAGGTCTTATTACCGTGCCGTTATCTTCTATTATAATATGGCTTTTTTCAAAAAAATTTGCAAAGGCCTACCGTGAACTTATGGGTCAATTATCCGAAGTACAGTCATACTTGGTTGAAGCCGTTTCAGGGGCGGCCTCATTAAAAGCTCTTAATGCAGAAGATTCCGTTTATGATGAATATGAAAAAAGAGAGGTAAAGTCCGTAAAAATAAACTATAGACTTGGAGTTTTAAGCAATATTCAATCTTTTTTAAATTCTATTTTAACGGGTTGGAGTTCCAATATTATTTTTTTTGTAGGGACTTATTTAATTTTAAAAGATCAATTTACCGTAGGACAGCTCATCTCATTCAATGCTCTTTTGGGCTTTTTTACAAGTCCTCTCCAAAGGCTTTTAACATTGCAGCCTAGTTTGCAGGAAGCCTTTGTTGCAGGAAGCCGCTTGGGAGAAATTTTCGATTTAAAAAAGGAAATAGCAGATGAAGGGTATTGGATAAAACCTGAAAAAATTTTAGGCAATATCGAAATCAAAGACCTGATTTTTAGATATGGAACGCGTAAGCCTGTTTTAAATAAGATATCTTTAAACATAAATGCAGGGGAAAGTATAGGCTTTGTCGGAGCATCAGGCTCGGGAAAAACAAGCCTTATTAAACTGCTTTTAAAATTTTATTCGCCTGAATCAGGCTCAATAAAAATTGACGGACATAATATTGAAGATATAGATACAAAAGCTCTCCGTGCAAAAATAGGCTATGTGCCGCAAGATATCTTTTTATTTTCCGGAACCATTGCAGAAAATATTTCTATTCATGATGACAATGCTTCTATTGAAGATATTATAAGGGTTTCTATGGAAACGGGAGTACACTCTTTTGTAGAAAACCTTCCTGAAAGATATAATACCATTCTTGCAGAAAGAGGTGTAAGTCTTTCAGGCGGAGAAAGACAGCGCATAGCTCTTGCCCGCGCCCTTATATCGGATCCTGATCTTTTAATTTTTGATGAAGCTACAAGTAATCTTGATACAATATCCGAAAAACAAATTCACGGTATAATCGAAAACATAAAAACAAAAAAAATAACCACTCTTATGATTGCGCATAGACTTACAACCGTAAAAAATTGCGATAAAATTTTTGTAATGC
It encodes:
- a CDS encoding peptidase domain-containing ABC transporter, with the protein product MKLIRQFDGTDCGAACLAMVASHYKAKYSVTSIREIAGTDTHGTNLAGLVKAGEAMGFSVQVLKGDKEALSQDLPLPFIVHIKKCEEKREFFHFVVVKKIKNKKLTIYDPAGEKKKIDIEEFAKTWTGYTVFLSPSAEFKIQDNTKGFFERFAPLLKPYIHEIIQVIIASFLLTFLGIISSLYFRYIIDDVVYSKAFTSLTSLSIGIIILTLFSSGLSAVRSHIILFFSLKMDYHLIFSYFKHVFSLPIKFFDTRKTGEILSRINDAQKVRSALSGTAVSVVIDSCMVIIAGVVLYFKSPFLFWIGLITVPLSSIIIWLFSKKFAKAYRELMGQLSEVQSYLVEAVSGAASLKALNAEDSVYDEYEKREVKSVKINYRLGVLSNIQSFLNSILTGWSSNIIFFVGTYLILKDQFTVGQLISFNALLGFFTSPLQRLLTLQPSLQEAFVAGSRLGEIFDLKKEIADEGYWIKPEKILGNIEIKDLIFRYGTRKPVLNKISLNINAGESIGFVGASGSGKTSLIKLLLKFYSPESGSIKIDGHNIEDIDTKALRAKIGYVPQDIFLFSGTIAENISIHDDNASIEDIIRVSMETGVHSFVENLPERYNTILAERGVSLSGGERQRIALARALISDPDLLIFDEATSNLDTISEKQIHGIIENIKTKKITTLMIAHRLTTVKNCDKIFVMQNGVIAEEGNHSSLLEKKGLYYRLWNGDVL